A stretch of the Conger conger chromosome 3, fConCon1.1, whole genome shotgun sequence genome encodes the following:
- the LOC133123924 gene encoding zona pellucida sperm-binding protein 4-like has product MASGVQSGQLGVWLCVLGFVLAQDQSKYFGSKGSDDLFHRCQVSDFARVPCGDPDISGAGCEALSCCFDQQCYYANEVTVHCLPDGLFMVVVSRASTMPMLDLGSVNMLVGHRDGYCGPVSASPAFAVFQFPVSACGTTVTVEEDFVVYENKMSSSYGVAVGPLGSITRDSIYELAFQCRYYGSEVVSLVAEVNTVPPPLPVAAPGPLRVELRLASGQCGAKGEKGVEGCSNAEVYSDYYRDADYPLTKVLREPVYVEVRILDRTDPHLVLLLEDCWVTSTSHPLSLPQWSLLVDGCPYHDDPYQTSLVPVDGSSGLPFPTHYKRFIMQMFTFVDSASLVPLNEMVYIHCSTQVCLPTAADQCERQCGRGKRRRSIAPSRKRSIEEKSVSSKALMMANVMPAAAGRTLHSEVPRSLGFSFLGVAACAVLLSALALAAACTKPSPVEVKV; this is encoded by the exons GGGTCTGATGACCTGTTTCACAGATGCCAAGTCAGTGACTTTGCCAGAGTGCCATGTGGAGACCCTGATATTAGTGGTGCTGGCTGTGAAGCTCTCAGCTGCTGCTTTGACCAACAGTGTTACTACGCAAATGAAG TTACTGTCCACTGTCTCCCGGATGGGCTGTTCATGGTTGTGGTGTCCAGAGCCTCTACCATGCCTATGCTTGACCTTGGTTCTGTGAACATGCTGGTGGGTCACCGTGATGGTTACTGTGGTCCTGTTAGTGCCTCGCCTGCTTTTGCGGTCTTCCAATTCCCAGTCAGTGCCTGTGGAACCACAGTGACG GTGGAAGAGGATTTTGTGGTCTATGAGAACAAGATGTCATCCTCCTATGGAGTGGCAGTTGGACCTTTGGGCTCCATCACGAGGGACAGCATTTATGA GCTGGCCTTCCAGTGCAGGTATTATGGCAGTGAGGTGGTTTCTCTGGTGGCTGAGGTGAATACGGtgcctcctcccctcccagtaGCTGCTCCAGGGCCCCTCCGTGTTGAGCTCCGACTGGCTAGTGGGCAATGCGGGGCCAAAGGAGAAAAGGGAGTTGAAGGCTGTTCTAATG CGGAGGTGTATAGTGACTACTACAGGGATGCGGACTACCCTTTGACCAAGGTGCTACGGGAACCTGTGTATGTGGAAGTGCGGATCTTGGACAGGACCGACCCACACCTTGTCCTGCTTCTGGAAGACTGCTGGGTGACCTCAACCTCTCACCCCCTTAGCCTGCCCCAGTGGAGCCTCTTGGTTGATGG GTGTCCCTACCATGATGACCCTTACCAGACATCCTTGGTTCCTGTGGATGGCTCTTCGGGACTTCCCTTCCCCACCCACTACAAGCGGTTTATTATGCAGATGTTTACCTTTGTGGATTCGGCATCCCTTGTTCCACTGAATGAAATG gtgtACATCCACTGTAGTACACAGGTTTGCCTCCCCACTGCTGCTGACCAGTGTGAACGGCAATGTGGAAGAGGAAAACGAA GACGATCAATTGCTCCTTCACGAAAGCGTTCCATTGAGGAAAAGTCGGTTTCCAGTAAGGCACTTATGATGGCCAATGTCATGCCCGCAGCGGCAGGTCGAACCCTTCACAGTGAAG TGCCCCGGTCTCTTGGTTTCAGTTTCCTGGGTGTGGCTGCTTGTGCTGTGCTTCTCTCTGCCCTCGCACTGGCTGCTGCGTGTACTAAACCATCTCCGGTGGAAGTGAAGGTGTGA